In Crassostrea angulata isolate pt1a10 chromosome 6, ASM2561291v2, whole genome shotgun sequence, a genomic segment contains:
- the LOC128190680 gene encoding GATA zinc finger domain-containing protein 14-like, translating to MFTCLLSLWVMVVTVEGQSAWETARTHRQSPQGFSLMGGHQKEPGTNRHVASHTAGHSTPPPSNGKISFQHSNAKSHGAPPETGTVNRQAPPNNAAQSQKTMTAKNAQPTQGSNPPYHTKHDAGWAAVHKGEVQQHHPQNTIVNKNLKRVIPSDKNSVMIVDHIWKMFQINSAANPTQTAPVSNTNQGHKKASGFRVKLRDAFMPANKVEKISSNDHKHPPMSTNHHNALNNLHRHNNIHNNNNHHGNHMNNHTNIHMNHHNNNQFNNNQFNNQVYNKSPYSNMNNNQQYNNNLNHNNQNNNQNNNNNNNKSTGGNYQGNVINPIKRVMKRVLSPYDKIHSGLETIKTEVGAQQGMLGQLQKSMDKMKEIFLAIQTDMKNVLNSINSIMNMQ from the coding sequence ATGTTTACTTGTTTGTTGAGCCTTTGGGTAATGGTGGTGACTGTTGAGGGTCAGTCCGCGTGGGAAACGGCGAGAACTCATCGTCAATCACCGCAAGGATTCAGTCTAATGGGAGGGCACCAGAAAGAACCTGGAACCAACCGCCACGTGGCTTCCCACACAGCCGGACACTCTACGCCACCACCTTCCAACGGAAAAATTAGCTTCCAACATTCGAACGCTAAGTCTCATGGTGCCCCACCGGAAACAGGAACTGTTAATCGACAAGCGCCACCAAACAATGCTGCACAGTCTCAGAAAACCATGACCGCGAAAAACGCTCAACCGACCCAGGGTTCGAATCCCCCCTACCACACCAAGCACGATGCGGGATGGGCAGCAGTTCATAAAGGAGAGGTTCAGCAACACCATCCGCAAAACACGATAGTCAACAAGAATCTGAAGCGGGTCATTCCAAGTGACAAGAACAGTGTCATGATCGTGGATCATATTTGGAAAATGTTCCAGATCAACTCGGCGGCGAACCCGACTCAAACAGCCCCTGTATCCAATACCAACCAAGGGCATAAGAAGGCATCAGGTTTTCGTGTGAAACTTCGAGACGCTTTTATGCCAGCGAACAAGGTAGAGAAGATATCTTCTAATGATCACAAGCACCCACCGATGTCGACTAACCACCACAATGCACTCAACAACCTTCACCGACACAACAACAttcacaacaacaacaaccaccACGGCAACCACATGAACAACCACACTAACATTCACATGAATCACCACAACAACAACCAATTCAATAACAATCAATTTAACAACCAAGTATACAACAAGAGTCCATACAGTAACATGAACAACAACCAACAATACAACAACAACCTGAATCACAACAACCAGAACAACAACcagaacaacaacaacaacaacaacaaatcaaCGGGAGGAAATTACCAGGGTAATGTAATCAACCCCATTAAGAGAGTCATGAAACGAGTCCTGTCTCCTTACGACAAGATACATTCGGGGCTGGAAACCATCAAAACGGAAGTAGGTGCTCAACAAGGAATGCTTGGACAACTGCAGAAATCTATGGACAAAATGAAGGAAATCTTTCTCGCAATTCAAACTGATATGAAAAATGTGCTGAATTCGATAAACTCAATAATGAACATGCagtga